In Papaver somniferum cultivar HN1 chromosome 1, ASM357369v1, whole genome shotgun sequence, a genomic segment contains:
- the LOC113319646 gene encoding la-related protein 6B-like translates to MAPKEVESVTETLEPSSSTSIDQSRTETVDSSSVQSSSSSTATASLNRNGSTGKKLLNAKAPEFVPRTNSSNGRSTDLSTQQPSRIVIQQIQTPIHLFPSPNFHHQFQNYGFGGGGGGNSSGTGTGGGVGGGDHHDVVGNTQVQVQDPDPVPRTTNGLSEEISLKIVKQVEYYFSDANLATTDHLIKFISKDPEGFVPISIVASFKKIKALVSGHAQLASVLKKSSKLVVSEDGKKVRRHTPFTESDMEELQSRIIIAENLPEDHSYQNLMKVFSAVGSVKTIRTCQPQPSNGAGGASAASKSGKGENMLYSNKLHAFVEYETVELAEKAVSELNDEKNWRSGLRVRILLKRKSKPAQGRKAVREDKANGEEEGIPVSEQQPNEKQQADDPCQSVSAATLNEQIGEECTDKEGGQPKKGRSRGRGKGRGRGQGQGQGQGQGQYHHNNHHNGHHNNHHSNHHSNHRNGHIGTPPSTNAFQKEHITLVTKPPPGPRMPDGTKGFAMGRGKPLLTSTA, encoded by the exons ATGGCACCAAAAGAAGTAGAATCAGTAACTGAAACCCTAGAACcgtcatcatcaacatcaatagatcAAAGCAGAACAGAAACTGTAGATTCATCGTCAGTACAATCGTCTTCTTCGTCTACGGCAACGGCATCGTTGAATAGGAATGGATCTACTGGGAAGAAACTACTTAATGCTAAGGCGCCGGAATTTGTTCCTAGAACTAATTCTAGTAATGGTCGGAGTACCGATTTGTCAACACAGCAACCGTCTAGAATCGTGATTCAACAAATTCAGACTCCAATTCATTTGTTTCCTTCGCCTAATTTTCATCATCAGTTTCAGAATTAtggatttggtggtggtggtggtggaaatagTAGTGGTACTGGTacaggtggtggtgttggtggtggggATCATCATGATGTTGTTGGGAATACTCAAGTACAAGTACAAGATCCAGATCCTGTTCCCAGAACTACTAATGGGTTGTCTGAagagatttctcttaagattGTGAAACAG GTTGAGTATTATTTCAGTGATGCGAATTTGGCGACAACAGATCATCTTATAAAGTTCATCAGTAAAGACCCAGAAGGATTTG TGCCAATATCTATAGTCGCGTCTTTTAAGAAGATTAAAGCCCTTGTTAGCGGGCATGCTCAACTAGCTTCTGTTCTCAAGAAGTCTTCAAAGCTT GTTGTAAGTGAAGATGGGAAGAAGGTCAGGCGTCATACTCCATTCACCGAGTCAGATATGGAAGAATTGCAG TCACGGATTATCATTGCTGAAAACTTACCTGAAGATCATTCCTACCAGAACCTCATGAAAGTATTTTCTGCTGTTGGAAG TGTCAAGACAATACGTACCTGCCAACCTCAGCCCTCTAATGGTGCTGGTGGTGCATCTGCAGCATCTAAATCCGGAAAAGGCGAAAACATGCTTTACAGTAATAAG TTGCATGCGTTTGTGGAATATGAGACTGTTGAGCTAGCTGAGAAAGCT GTTTCTGAGCTTAATGATGAGAAGAATTGGAGAAGTGGTCTAAGAGTCCGTATACTGCTTAAGCGCAAG TCGAAACCTGCCCAAGGCAGAAAAGCAGTGCGTGAAGATAAAgcaaatggtgaagaagaaggcaTACCAGTATCTGAGCAGCAACCAAATGAGAAGCAGCAGGCGGATGATCCTTGTCAATCCGTGTCTGCGGCCACATTGAATGAACAGATT GGTGAGGAGTGCACTGATAAGGAGGGTGGACAACCTAAGAAAGGTCGGTCCCGTGGAAGAGGCAAGGGTCGTGGTCGAGGTCAGGGTCAGGGTCAAGGGCAAGGGCAAGGGCAGTACCACCACAATAACCACCACAATGGCCACCACAATAACCACCACAGTAACCACCACAGTAACCACCGAAATGGTCACATAGGTACTCCCCCTTCCACCAATGCATTTCAGAAAGAACATATAACCTTGGTGACTAAACCGCCTCCAGGTCCACGAATGCCTGATGGGACCAAGGGATTTGCAATGGGTCGGGGAAAGCCTCTTTTAACCAGTACTGCATAG